The following are from one region of the Prionailurus bengalensis isolate Pbe53 chromosome A2, Fcat_Pben_1.1_paternal_pri, whole genome shotgun sequence genome:
- the LOC122486508 gene encoding olfactory receptor 2A12-like: protein MGSNQTWITEVILLGFQVDPKLELFLFGFFLLFYSLTLMGNGMVLGLICWDSTLHTPMYFFLSNLAIVDMSYASSIVPKMLANLTMQKKTISFAPCLLQTFLYLALAVTECTSLVVMSYDRYVAICHPLHYAVIMSWRVCTILAATCWIFSFLLALVHITLILRLPFCGPQTIDHFFCQIMSVFKLACADTRLNQTVLFVGSVFVLVGPLCLVLVSYTCILFAILRIQSSESQRKAFSTCSSHLCVVGLFFGSAIVMYVAPKSRHSQEQRKILSLFYSLFNPMLNPLIYSLRNAEVKGALRRFLRKKTSV, encoded by the coding sequence ATGGGAAGCAATCAGACATGGATCACAGAAGTCATCCTGCTGGGATTCCAGGTTGACCCCAAACTTGAACTTTTCCTCTTTGGGTTCTTCTTGCTATTCTATAGCCTCACGCTGATGGGAAATGGGATGGTCCTGGGGCTCATCTGCTGGGATTCTACACtgcacacccccatgtacttcttcctctcaAACCTGGCCATTGTCGACATGTCCTATGCCTCAAGCATTGTCCCCAAGATGCTGGCAAATCTTACAATGCAGAAGAAAACCATCTCCTTTGCTCCATGCCTACTTCAGACTTTTTTGTATTTGGCACTTGCTGTCACAGAGTGTACGAGTTTGGTGGTAATGTCCTATGATAGGtatgtggccatctgtcaccccCTACATTACGCTGTCATCATGAGCTGGAGAGTGTGCACTATCCTGGCTGCCACTTGCTGGATATTCAGCTTCCTCTTGGCTCTGGTCCATATTACTCTCATCCTGAGGTTGCCCTTTTGTGGGCCACAAACAATTGATCACTTTTTCTGTCAAATCATGTCCGTATTCAAATTGGCCTGTGCTGACACTAGACTCAACCAAACTGTTCTCTTTGTGGGCTCTGTGTTTGTTTTAGTCGGGCCCCTCTGCCTGGTGCTGGTGTCCTACACGTGCATCCTGTTCGCCATCCTGAGGATCCAGTCCTCGGAGAGCCAAAGAaaggccttctccacctgctcctcccacctctgcGTGGTGGGGCTCTTCTTTGGAAGTGCCATTGTCATGTACGTGGCCCCCAAATCCCGCCATTctcaagaacaaagaaagatACTATCATTGTTTTACAGCCTTTTCAACCCTATGCTAAACCCACTGATCTACAGCCTGAGGAATGCTGAGGTGAAGGGTGCCCTGAGGAGATTTCTGAGGAAGAAGACATCAGTGTGA
- the LOC122486507 gene encoding olfactory receptor 2A25-like gives MGRNKTSVTEFILLGFPLNSRIQMLLFGLFSLFYAFTLLGNGLILRLIWLDSRLHTPMYFFLSHLAIVDIAYACNTVPQMLVNLMNSDKPISFAGCMTQTFLFLSFAHTECFLLVVMSYDRYVAICHPLRYSVIMSWRVCITLALTSWILGVLLALVHLVLLIPLPFCGPQKVNHFFCEIIAVLKLACADTHINETMVLAGAVSVLVGPFSSIVISYIYILCAILKIQSGEGRQKAFSTCSSHLCVVGLFYGTAIIMYVGPRNGNPKEQKKYLLLFHSLFNPMLNPLIYSLRNKEVKAALKRMLEKERTS, from the coding sequence ATGGGGAGAAATAAGACCTCTGTCACAGAGTTCATCCTACTGGGATTTCCTCTCAACTCAAGGATTCAGATGCTTCTCTTTGGGCTCTTCTCCCTGTTCTATGCCTTCACCCTGCTGGGGAACGGGCTCATCCTGAGACTCATCTGGCTGGACTCCAGACtgcacacccccatgtacttcttcctctcccacctggcCATCGTTGACATAGCCTATGCCTGCAACACGGTGCCCCAGATGCTGGTAAACCTCATGAATTCAGACAAGCCCATCTCCTTTGCTGGCTGCATGACACAAACCTTTCTTTTCTTGAGTTTTGCTCATACTGAATGTTTTCTCCTGGTGGTGATGTCCTATGATCGGTATGTGGCCATCTGCCACCCGCTCCGATATTCTGTCATCATGAGCTGGAGAGTCTGCATCACCCTGGCGTTGACTTCCTGGATTTTAGGAGTTCTCCTAGCCCTAGTACATCTAGTGTTACTCATACCATTGCCCTTCTGTGGACCCCAGAAAGTTAACCACTTTTTTTGTGAAATTATAGCTGTCCTCAAACTTGCCTGTGCAGATACCCACATTAATGAGACTATGGTTTTGGCTGGGGCAGTATCTGTGTTGGTAGGACCATTCTCCTCCATTGTGAtatcttacatttatattttatgtgccATCCTAAAGATTcaatcaggggaggggcgccAGAAAGCCTTCTCCACCTGTTCATCCCACCTCTGTGTGGTTGGACTCTTTTATGGCACAGCCATTATAATGTATGTTGGGCCCCGTAATGGGAACCCCAAGGAGCAGAAGAAATATCTCCTCCTGTTCCACAGCCTTTTCAATCCCATGCTCAATCCTCTGATCTATAGTCTGAGGAACAAAGAAGTCAAAGCTGCTCTGAAGAGGATGCTTGAAAAAGAGCGAACTTCATGA
- the LOC122486506 gene encoding olfactory receptor 2A5 encodes MTENQTWVTEFILLGFPLSPLTQVFLFGLFSLFYAFTLLGNSTILGLIWLDSRLHTPMYFFLSHLAVVDIAYASNNVPKMLGNLLNKEKTISFVPCIMQTFLYMAFAHTECLILVMMSYDRYVAICHPLRYTVVMNWRVCTVQAVISWACGSLLALVHVVLILRLPFCGPHEINHFFCEILSVLKLACADTWLNQVVIFAASVLILVGPLCLVLVSYTRILFAILRIQSGEGRRKAFSTCSSHLCVVGLFFGSAIVMYMAPKSRHPEEQQKILSLFYSLFNPMLNPLIYSLRNTDVKGALRRVLWMERSM; translated from the coding sequence ATGACAGAAAATCAAACATGGGTCACAGAATTCATTCTCCTGGGATTCCCACTCAGCCCACTGACTCAGGTGTTCCTCTTCGGGCTCTTCTCCCTGTTCTATGCCTTCACCCTGCTGGGGAACAGCACCATCCTGGGGCTCATCTGGCTGGATTCCCGACtgcacacccccatgtacttcttcctctcccacctggcTGTTGTTGACATAGCCTATGCCTCAAATAATGTCCCAAAGATGCTGGGGAACCTTCTGAACAAGGAAAAAACGATCTCCTTTGTCCCATGCATAATGCAGACCTTTTTATACATGGCTTTTGCTCACACTGAGTGTCTGATCTTAGTAATGATGTCCTATGATCGATATGTGGCGATTTGCCACCCCCTACGTTACACTGTCGTCATGAACTGGAGAGTATGCACGGTTCAGGCTGTCATTTCCTGGGCATGCGGCTCCCTGCTGGCCCTGGTCCATGTGGTTCTCATCCTGAGGCTGCCCTTCTGCGGGCCTCATGAAATCAACCACTTCTTCTGTGAGATCCTGTCTGTCCTCAAGCTGGCCTGCGCTGACACCTGGCTCAACCAAGTTGTCATTTTTGCTGCTTCTGTGCTTATCTTAGTCGGGCCCCTCTGCCTGGTGCTGGTGTCCTACACGCGCATCCTGTTCGCCATCCTGAGGATCCAGTCCGGGGAGGGCCGCAGAaaggccttctccacctgctcctcccacctctgcGTGGTGGGGCTCTTCTTTGGAAGCGCCATTGTCATGTACATGGCCCCCAAATCCCGCCACCCTGAGGAGCAGCAGAAGATCCTTTCCTTGTTTTACAGCCTTTTCAACCCTATGCTGAACCCGCTgatctacagcctgaggaacacCGATGTCAAGGGCGCCCTGAGGAGAGTGCTGTGGATGGAGAGATCAATGTGA